Proteins encoded in a region of the Fibrobacter sp. UWH6 genome:
- a CDS encoding acetate/propionate family kinase, with protein MRVLVLNCGSSSVKFAVIDTKTKESIASGLVENIGVNGHTKAKGPEGKIDFNFDCPTHAEAVDQVKKFLDEQKLTDTIEAIGHRVVHGGKYIKSEKVTQDVIDYIRSIVLFAPLHEPAHATGMECAMKFFPNLKDKQVAVFDTAFHQTMPRKAFLYGIPYKFYESDAIRRYGFHGTSHRFVTAEAAAILGKKPEECCFITAHLGNGSSCSAILNGKCADTTMGFTPLDGLIMGTRSGSIDPAILFYISKKYGYDIDRLDKMVNKESGLLGLSGLSNDMRTLTQAASEGHVGAQIALETFCYKLAREIGGIAMALPRIDALVFTGGIGENSMLVRKTVMENLALLGYQIDEDRNNKSGKESGHIISKEGTPKAMVVATNEELLIALDTEDLVK; from the coding sequence ATGCGTGTACTCGTTCTTAATTGCGGCAGCTCTTCTGTGAAGTTCGCTGTCATCGACACCAAGACCAAAGAATCCATCGCCAGCGGCCTTGTGGAAAACATCGGCGTTAACGGCCACACCAAGGCAAAGGGCCCGGAAGGCAAGATTGATTTCAACTTTGACTGCCCCACCCACGCCGAAGCTGTGGACCAGGTGAAGAAATTCCTGGACGAGCAGAAGCTCACCGACACCATCGAAGCCATCGGCCATCGCGTGGTGCACGGCGGTAAGTACATCAAGTCCGAAAAGGTGACCCAGGACGTCATCGACTACATCCGCAGCATCGTCCTGTTCGCACCGTTGCATGAACCTGCACACGCCACCGGTATGGAATGCGCCATGAAGTTCTTCCCGAACCTGAAGGACAAGCAGGTGGCCGTATTCGACACCGCCTTCCATCAGACCATGCCGAGGAAGGCTTTCCTCTACGGCATCCCCTACAAGTTCTACGAATCCGACGCTATCCGCCGTTACGGTTTCCATGGTACCAGCCACCGTTTCGTAACTGCAGAAGCTGCCGCCATTCTCGGCAAGAAGCCGGAAGAATGCTGCTTCATTACCGCACATCTCGGTAACGGTTCCAGCTGCTCCGCCATTCTCAACGGCAAGTGCGCCGACACCACCATGGGTTTCACTCCGCTGGACGGTCTCATCATGGGTACTCGTTCCGGTTCCATCGACCCGGCTATCCTCTTCTACATCAGCAAGAAGTACGGCTATGACATCGATCGTCTCGACAAGATGGTAAACAAGGAATCTGGCCTTCTGGGTCTTTCCGGCTTAAGCAACGACATGCGCACCCTGACCCAGGCTGCAAGCGAAGGTCACGTTGGCGCACAGATCGCTCTGGAAACCTTCTGCTACAAGCTGGCTCGTGAAATCGGCGGCATCGCCATGGCTCTCCCCCGCATCGACGCCCTGGTATTCACCGGCGGCATCGGCGAAAACAGCATGCTGGTCCGCAAGACCGTCATGGAAAACCTTGCCCTTCTCGGTTACCAGATCGACGAAGACCGCAACAACAAGAGCGGCAAGGAATCCGGCCACATCATCTCTAAGGAAGGCACCCCCAAGGCAATGGTGGTGGCAACCAACGAAGAACTGCTCATCGCCCTCGATACCGAAGACTTGGTAAAGTAG
- a CDS encoding phosphatase PAP2 family protein: MFKRIQKFDEGVSLYWYWNNRHFSEKTKRFLRSYVRLGDGYVWILFAIVLFIHIGWRAFIPVAMEAAIVTGISLGLYELIKLTVKRPRPFVVLDSIKPQVPPMDEYSFPSGHTMNNFAVAMTMTAAMPYYGWVMLLFPMSWGLLRVYFGVHWFTDIICGFLLGVVCFGLTHGIWYFLSPVLADLLPMLTF, translated from the coding sequence ATGTTTAAGAGAATCCAAAAATTTGACGAAGGCGTATCACTCTATTGGTATTGGAACAATAGGCATTTTTCCGAAAAGACCAAGAGGTTTCTTCGCTCTTACGTACGCCTGGGTGATGGCTACGTCTGGATTCTTTTTGCCATTGTGCTTTTTATCCATATCGGTTGGCGAGCCTTTATTCCTGTAGCTATGGAAGCTGCCATTGTTACGGGCATTTCCCTGGGACTCTACGAACTGATCAAGCTTACGGTGAAGCGTCCCCGCCCCTTCGTGGTTCTTGATTCTATCAAGCCCCAGGTGCCTCCCATGGACGAATACAGCTTCCCCAGCGGTCATACCATGAACAACTTCGCTGTTGCCATGACTATGACTGCCGCCATGCCCTACTATGGCTGGGTGATGCTTCTGTTCCCCATGAGCTGGGGTCTTCTGCGAGTGTACTTTGGCGTTCACTGGTTTACCGACATCATTTGCGGCTTCTTGCTGGGTGTCGTCTGCTTTGGTCTGACTCACGGCATCTGGTATTTCCTGTCGCCGGTTCTTGCTGACTTGCTTCCCATGTTGACTTTCTAA
- a CDS encoding histidine phosphatase family protein translates to MSSMIEFVSAADFFKTVGNDERVYFLVRHGERDHIKPNDPDHGAFVGLTDRGREQALKLGKSIAASCTSGVSADCMFFSSPVGRCMQTAEYIGLGLGIDAPDVMPQQPLAEFFVKNYDAYMETHVTGFYQGICRWLDGTAADSRYVDPAYFPLAARSQEMVQFMLSHGKAPINIFCSHDAWIVPCLNHFCGLQFSPSRWMNFLTGLAVVIGKDQESGDVGAVRRFVPVTGLDTGWMLF, encoded by the coding sequence ATGTCATCGATGATTGAATTTGTTAGTGCCGCAGATTTTTTTAAGACTGTTGGAAATGACGAACGTGTGTACTTCCTGGTTCGTCACGGTGAGCGGGACCATATAAAACCTAACGACCCTGATCATGGCGCCTTTGTCGGTTTGACGGACCGTGGTCGCGAACAAGCCCTTAAACTAGGCAAGTCCATTGCCGCTTCCTGCACCAGCGGAGTTTCTGCCGATTGCATGTTCTTTAGCAGTCCCGTAGGCCGTTGTATGCAGACCGCCGAATATATCGGCCTTGGTCTTGGGATAGATGCTCCCGATGTAATGCCGCAGCAACCCCTTGCGGAATTCTTTGTAAAGAATTACGATGCCTACATGGAAACTCACGTGACTGGATTTTACCAGGGGATTTGTCGTTGGTTGGATGGAACTGCCGCCGATTCCCGCTATGTGGACCCGGCTTATTTCCCCTTGGCAGCCCGCTCCCAGGAGATGGTCCAGTTCATGCTTTCTCACGGGAAGGCCCCTATCAATATCTTCTGTTCCCATGATGCCTGGATCGTACCCTGCCTGAATCATTTTTGCGGATTGCAATTCTCTCCCAGCCGCTGGATGAACTTCCTGACGGGTTTGGCCGTGGTCATCGGTAAGGACCAGGAATCCGGGGATGTTGGTGCCGTGAGACGATTTGTCCCCGTGACCGGCCTTGATACGGGTTGGATGCTTTTTTAG
- a CDS encoding SIR2 family protein: protein MSVSKNAYRRIIVLGSGFSKSFCPQMPTLRDLNNLVPAGIPDEFPHFRDYCRKFLDLCNGCKDYLDIETLATSILSAQIFPGERERLYHASLRFELLRFIANAISREESLDASSAKVLRTFLRRCVNCSGAGARDTLLLSFNYDTLIEKAIYSDEELSWQVAVDYGVRIEPADRTARRANTGRTVDLIKLHGSLNWYALKGVTDTLDLNSVCQVEPGDRSFPIYCEDTPIYIPMAHAKESFLRGSLFNLLWSKADYYLKQAEDIFFVGYGFPKSDINNLEFLLRHRERFKRVIVYEQQGHPDLERLQSLLGKKMVICEDAKAFLSKLC from the coding sequence ATGAGTGTTTCGAAAAACGCATATCGTCGAATTATCGTGCTTGGGTCGGGCTTCAGTAAGTCCTTTTGCCCCCAGATGCCGACCCTTCGGGACCTGAATAATCTGGTTCCTGCAGGGATTCCCGACGAATTCCCTCATTTTCGCGATTATTGCAGGAAGTTTCTGGATTTGTGCAATGGTTGCAAGGATTATCTGGATATCGAGACCTTGGCCACGTCCATTCTGTCTGCCCAGATTTTCCCGGGGGAGCGGGAGCGCCTGTATCATGCGTCCCTGCGTTTTGAACTGCTTCGCTTTATTGCCAATGCTATCAGTCGCGAAGAATCGCTGGATGCCAGTTCGGCGAAGGTCTTGCGGACGTTCCTCAGACGTTGCGTCAACTGTTCTGGCGCCGGTGCCCGCGATACATTGCTTCTCAGTTTCAACTACGATACCCTGATTGAAAAGGCAATCTATTCCGACGAAGAACTGTCCTGGCAGGTGGCCGTAGATTATGGTGTCCGTATTGAGCCGGCTGACCGTACTGCCCGACGCGCCAACACCGGCCGTACCGTCGACTTGATCAAACTTCACGGTTCCCTGAACTGGTATGCCCTCAAGGGGGTGACCGACACGCTGGATCTCAATAGTGTGTGCCAGGTGGAGCCGGGGGATCGCAGTTTTCCCATCTATTGCGAAGATACGCCCATCTATATTCCCATGGCCCACGCCAAGGAAAGCTTCTTGCGCGGAAGTCTCTTTAACTTGCTCTGGAGCAAGGCCGATTACTACCTGAAGCAGGCGGAGGATATTTTCTTCGTGGGTTACGGTTTCCCCAAGAGCGACATTAACAATTTGGAATTTTTATTGCGGCACCGCGAACGGTTCAAGCGCGTGATTGTTTATGAACAGCAGGGGCATCCAGACCTGGAACGTCTGCAGTCGCTGTTAGGAAAGAAGATGGTGATCTGCGAAGATGCCAAGGCCTTCCTGTCTAAGCTGTGTTAA
- a CDS encoding carbohydrate-binding protein: protein MNLSRKYFVAATVIGSLFASVQAQEIATWAGFRQGAASFTFDDGAPSHVTDAAPVFDKYGYKGTFNLVTTWNPNWSGFQGMADNGHEIASHSDNHGNPMPDNESASSRNTINGKISQNYGVVTLAYPNCKSPSASSVSQNYVVGRICNGSWQGVPDISGKDGPSDWTKVPATMTGSEGDIKSTNDFTGQMQKAIQQGGWVSFLTHGFQGKSNGYATYSPTDLSAIDGALSWAKQNDSKIWVAPMGHVAMYIKERKAAKITEKSSSATSMSYTLTHSIADNISKYNYPLSIRVKSSWTKVSATQDGKAIEASIKDGYIYFDAVPNGGDIVLSSDGAAVVDPGSSTSTEPSSSASAEGNPFKGAIEIPGTVEAENYDVNAYSHSQAKNDGTAYRTDDAGVVVAGAGYAAGYTTAGDYYEYTIDVKAAGKYKVTVNGATGNGADGSVTVSVGTATLDAAIKNMGDWNTYTEVEAGELELAAGKQILRLTINDNNLNVDWIKFEGNGELVKIANTILMDAGAGLIKCQIFDMNGQLVKSANVFAGSAQEAWKGINGTLRNGAYVMRYGVAGKATQTIRVRK, encoded by the coding sequence ATGAATCTATCAAGGAAATATTTTGTTGCTGCAACTGTGATCGGCAGCCTTTTTGCTTCTGTACAGGCTCAGGAAATTGCAACCTGGGCAGGTTTCCGTCAGGGTGCGGCAAGCTTTACTTTTGATGATGGTGCTCCCAGTCATGTGACTGACGCCGCCCCGGTATTTGACAAGTACGGCTATAAGGGTACTTTTAACCTTGTGACGACTTGGAATCCTAACTGGAGTGGCTTCCAGGGTATGGCTGATAATGGCCACGAAATTGCAAGCCATAGCGATAATCATGGAAACCCCATGCCTGATAACGAATCGGCTTCCTCAAGAAATACCATCAATGGCAAGATTTCCCAGAATTATGGCGTTGTCACGTTGGCTTATCCTAACTGTAAGTCCCCCAGTGCATCCTCTGTGAGCCAGAACTACGTTGTTGGCCGTATCTGTAATGGTTCCTGGCAGGGTGTGCCCGATATCTCGGGCAAGGACGGTCCCAGCGACTGGACCAAGGTTCCCGCCACCATGACTGGCTCCGAGGGAGACATCAAGAGCACTAATGACTTTACTGGCCAAATGCAAAAGGCTATCCAGCAGGGTGGCTGGGTTTCGTTCCTGACTCACGGTTTCCAGGGCAAGAGCAATGGTTACGCTACCTATTCTCCCACGGACCTTAGCGCCATCGACGGCGCTCTCAGTTGGGCAAAGCAGAACGATTCCAAGATCTGGGTTGCTCCCATGGGACATGTTGCCATGTACATCAAGGAACGCAAGGCTGCGAAGATTACTGAAAAGTCTTCTTCCGCCACCAGCATGAGCTATACCCTTACCCATAGCATCGCCGACAACATTTCCAAGTACAACTATCCTTTGTCCATTCGCGTCAAGAGCAGCTGGACCAAGGTTTCCGCAACCCAGGATGGCAAGGCCATCGAAGCCTCCATCAAGGATGGCTACATCTACTTTGATGCTGTTCCCAATGGTGGCGACATTGTGCTCTCTTCTGATGGCGCCGCTGTGGTGGACCCGGGTTCCAGCACTTCTACTGAACCTTCTTCCAGTGCTTCTGCCGAAGGCAATCCCTTTAAGGGCGCTATCGAAATTCCGGGTACTGTGGAAGCAGAAAATTACGACGTGAATGCCTATTCCCACAGCCAGGCCAAAAATGATGGAACCGCTTATCGTACAGATGATGCTGGCGTCGTTGTGGCCGGTGCAGGCTATGCCGCTGGTTATACCACTGCTGGCGACTACTACGAATACACCATCGATGTGAAGGCTGCTGGCAAGTACAAGGTGACCGTGAATGGCGCTACTGGTAATGGTGCCGATGGTTCTGTAACTGTTTCTGTGGGTACCGCCACTCTGGATGCCGCAATCAAGAACATGGGTGACTGGAATACTTATACCGAAGTCGAAGCGGGTGAATTGGAACTGGCTGCCGGAAAGCAGATTCTGCGCCTGACCATCAATGACAACAATTTGAATGTGGACTGGATCAAGTTTGAAGGCAATGGTGAACTGGTCAAGATTGCCAACACTATCCTGATGGATGCAGGCGCAGGATTGATCAAGTGCCAGATTTTCGATATGAACGGTCAGCTGGTCAAGTCTGCAAACGTCTTTGCCGGTTCCGCTCAGGAAGCATGGAAGGGCATTAACGGAACGCTGCGCAATGGCGCCTATGTTATGCGCTACGGTGTTGCTGGTAAGGCTACCCAGACCATTCGCGTCCGCAAGTAA
- the folD gene encoding bifunctional methylenetetrahydrofolate dehydrogenase/methenyltetrahydrofolate cyclohydrolase FolD, which translates to MAALVLDGKALAKTTEEELSARVAKLKEKTGKTPILATILVGDDPASATYVKMKGNACARVGMDSIKVIMPQDTTTEQLLAKIQELNNNPDVHGILLQHPVPRQIDERAAFEAIDARKDVDGVTCLGFGRMSMGEKAYGCATPQGIMRLLKAYNVELSGKHAVVVGRSAILGKPMAMMLLNANCTVTICHSKTPNVPELVKQADIVVGAVGKPEFIKKEWIKQGAVVVDAGYHPGGVGDCEKGMEEVSSAYTPVPGGVGPMTINTLIYQSVESGEKYLSRV; encoded by the coding sequence ATGGCAGCTCTCGTTTTGGACGGCAAGGCTCTTGCCAAGACCACTGAAGAAGAACTCAGCGCACGCGTCGCAAAGCTCAAGGAAAAGACCGGCAAGACCCCGATCCTCGCCACCATCCTCGTCGGCGACGATCCCGCTTCCGCAACCTATGTGAAGATGAAGGGTAATGCCTGCGCTCGCGTGGGCATGGACAGCATCAAGGTCATCATGCCCCAGGACACCACTACCGAACAGCTCCTGGCCAAGATCCAGGAACTGAACAACAATCCGGACGTCCACGGCATTTTGCTGCAGCACCCGGTTCCCCGTCAGATTGACGAACGCGCCGCTTTCGAAGCAATCGACGCCCGTAAGGACGTTGACGGCGTGACCTGCCTGGGCTTCGGCCGTATGTCCATGGGCGAAAAGGCCTATGGCTGCGCCACCCCCCAGGGCATTATGCGTCTTTTGAAGGCTTACAATGTGGAACTCTCCGGCAAGCACGCTGTTGTTGTTGGCCGTTCCGCAATTCTCGGCAAGCCCATGGCCATGATGCTGTTGAACGCAAACTGCACCGTTACCATTTGCCACTCCAAGACCCCCAACGTTCCGGAATTGGTGAAGCAGGCAGACATCGTCGTTGGCGCTGTAGGCAAGCCTGAATTCATCAAGAAGGAATGGATCAAGCAGGGCGCTGTGGTTGTTGACGCCGGTTACCATCCGGGTGGCGTTGGCGACTGCGAAAAAGGTATGGAAGAAGTTTCCAGCGCATACACCCCGGTTCCGGGCGGCGTTGGTCCCATGACTATCAACACCCTCATCTACCAGAGTGTTGAATCTGGCGAGAAGTATCTGAGCCGAGTGTAG
- a CDS encoding FKBP-type peptidyl-prolyl cis-trans isomerase, producing the protein MSFVRLFSAISVCAAMAACGGSQKPAVDPAAPAAGSAPADSAAVSAEASGAKASVAVPGAGFANKTDRYSYALGMDLGKAIANVNAPVNMMLLMSAIQDVVDSNRKVLMDDSTAESALQDLLLLMQQNKEADAKAAAQKALDEQNKFLEKNKQDPTVKLTPKGVQYKVITEGTGISPKASDKVQVHYVGALLDGTEFDNSVKRGEPLEFPVNAVIAGWQDLLQVLKEGSKVKAWIPSDLAYGEAGVPPMIPANAMLVFEVELLKVFAEVPPAEEGVAAPAAEAVPAATDGAAAQPAEAVPAEAKPAAPAEAKPAK; encoded by the coding sequence ATGAGTTTTGTCCGTCTTTTTTCTGCAATTTCCGTTTGCGCAGCCATGGCTGCATGTGGTGGTTCTCAAAAACCCGCTGTGGATCCCGCTGCCCCAGCTGCTGGTTCCGCCCCTGCCGATTCCGCAGCCGTTTCTGCCGAAGCCAGTGGTGCCAAGGCTTCTGTGGCTGTTCCCGGTGCCGGTTTTGCAAACAAGACTGACCGTTACAGCTATGCCCTGGGTATGGACCTGGGTAAGGCTATTGCCAATGTGAATGCTCCCGTGAACATGATGCTCTTGATGAGCGCCATCCAGGATGTGGTGGATTCCAACCGTAAGGTCCTGATGGATGATTCTACGGCAGAAAGTGCCCTTCAGGACTTGCTCCTGCTGATGCAGCAGAACAAGGAAGCCGATGCAAAGGCCGCTGCCCAGAAGGCTCTGGATGAACAGAACAAGTTCCTGGAAAAGAACAAGCAGGATCCTACCGTGAAGCTGACTCCCAAGGGTGTACAGTACAAGGTGATTACCGAAGGTACCGGCATTTCTCCCAAGGCTAGCGACAAGGTCCAGGTGCATTATGTGGGTGCCCTGCTGGATGGTACTGAATTTGACAATAGCGTAAAGCGCGGAGAACCGCTGGAATTCCCGGTGAATGCGGTCATTGCCGGTTGGCAGGACCTGCTGCAGGTTCTCAAGGAGGGTTCCAAGGTGAAGGCCTGGATTCCTAGCGACCTGGCTTATGGTGAGGCTGGCGTACCTCCCATGATTCCTGCCAATGCCATGCTGGTGTTCGAAGTGGAATTGCTGAAGGTCTTCGCAGAAGTTCCGCCTGCTGAGGAAGGCGTTGCAGCACCGGCTGCTGAAGCCGTTCCCGCCGCAACGGATGGTGCCGCCGCGCAGCCTGCAGAAGCAGTCCCCGCCGAAGCCAAGCCTGCAGCCCCCGCTGAGGCCAAGCCTGCCAAGTAA